One window from the genome of Choloepus didactylus isolate mChoDid1 chromosome 2, mChoDid1.pri, whole genome shotgun sequence encodes:
- the EXTL1 gene encoding exostosin-like 1 isoform X3: MQSWRRKSLWLALSVSWLLLILLGAPPLLRLAEPPRLRTGAPHSWPRWLDADLLQSFSQPGELLEDAPRPPPAPLGSSCSWGTCFDTSRCKGAGLKVFMSPAAGPISETHRRILASIEGSRYHAASPSEACLLLLLSLDAPAGEPSPVPPHWNGGRNHLVLSLHPAPHPQTFHLGQAMVAEASPTVDTFRPGFDVALPLLPDAHPLQGGAPGQMQQHSPHPGVALLALAEERGRWRTAGTDASACSWSGHCEQDPGPEQTHPGATLPNATFCLISGRRPDALLFLQALQAGCIPVLLSPRWELPFSEVIDWTKAAIVADERLSLQVLAALRELPPARVLALRQQTQFLWDAYFSSVEKVVHTTLEIIQDRISGASAHPSLLWNSPPGALLALPTFSTSPQDFPFYHLQQGSRPVGRFSALIWVGASGQPPLKLIQAVAGSQHCAQILVLWSSERPPPPKRKWPETAVPLTVIDGHRKVDFAFVVWQSFPERMVGFLTWSHFWDEARGSWGYTAEKVNEFSIVLTTAAFYHSYYHTLFTHYLPKALRTLADEAPACVDVLMNFLVATVTKLPPIKVPYGKQHQQASPPPAPGEPEPQPPAWNCINRMAEGFGHMPLVSSHLRLDPVLFKDPVSVLRKKYRSLEKP, encoded by the exons ATGCAGTCGTGGAGAAGAAAGTCTCTCTGGCTGGCACTGTCAGTCTCCTggctcctcctcatcctcctggGGGCACCCCCACTTCTCCGCCTGGCAGAGCCCCCCAGACTTCGGACAGGGGCCCCCCACAGCTGGCCTCGCTGGCTGGATGCAGATCTCCTGCAGAGTTTCTCCCAGCCTGGGGAGCTCCTGGAAGATGCCCCTCGACCTCCTCCAGCCCCGCTTGGCAGCAGCTGCAGCTGGGGAACCTGCTTTGACACCTCTCGGTGCAAGGGTGCTGGGCTCAAGGTTTTCATGTCCCCGGCAGCCGGACCTATCTCTGAGACTCATCGACGGATCCTGGCTTCCATTGAGGGCTCCCGCTACCACGCAGCCAGCCCCAGCGaagcctgcctcctcctcctcctcagcctgGATGCCCCAGCTGGAGAGCCCAGCCCAGTGCCGCCGCACTGGAATGGGGGCAGGAACCATCTGGTCCTCAGTCTccacccagccccccacccccagaccttCCACCTGGGACAGGCCATGGTGGCTGAGGCCAGCCCCACTGTGGACACCTTCCGGCCCGGCTTCGACGTGGCCCTCCCGCTTCTCCCCGATGCCCACCCGTTGCAAGGTGGAGCTCCCGGCCAGATGCAGCAGCACAGCCCCCACCCCGGGGTGGCCCTGCTAGCCCTGGCAGAGGAGAGGGGCAGGTGGCGCACAGCAGGCACTGACGCCTCTGCCTGTTCCTGGAGTGGACACTGTGAGCAGGACCCTGGACCCGAGCA GACCCACCCCGGGGCAACGCTGCCCAACGCCACCTTCTGCCTCATCTCTGGCCGCCGCCCTGATGCCCTGCTCTTCCTCCAAGCCCTGCAG GCTGGCTGCATCCCCGTGCTTCTCAGTCCCCGCTGGGAGCTGCCCTTCTCTGAGGTTATCGACTGGACCAAGGCAGCCATTGTAGCTGATGAGAGGCTCTCGCTTCAG GTCCTGGCTGCCCTCCGGGAGCTGCCCCCTGCGCGGGTCCTCGCCCTGCGTCAGCAGACCCAGTTTCTGTGGGATGCCTATTTCTCCTCGGTGGAGAAGGTCGTCCACACCACTCTGGAG ATTATTCAGGACCGGATCTCTGGAGCCTCTGCTCACCCCTCACTGCTGTGGAACAGCCCCCCGGGGGCACTCCTGGCCCTGCCTACTTTTTCCACGAGTCCACAGGACTTCCCTTTCTACCACCTGCAACAGG GCTCCCGCCCTGTGGGCAGGTTCAGCGCCCTGATCTGGGTGGGGGCCTCAGGCCAGCCCCCACTGAAGCTCATCCAGGCGGTGGCAGGCTCCCAGCACTGTGCCCAG ATCTTGGTTCTCTGGAGCAGTGAGAGGCCACCACCACCCAAGAGGAAGTGGCCTGAGACAGCAGTGCCCTTGACAGTCATTGACGGGCACAGGAAG GTagactttgcctttgtggtgtggCAGAGCTTTCCGGAGCGGATGGTGGGCTTTCTGACGTGGAGCCACTTCTGGGACGAGGCCCGGGGCAGCTGGGGCTACACTGCTGAGAAGGTCAACGAGTTCTCCATTGTGCTCACCACAGCCGCCTTTTACCATAG TTATTATCACACCTTGTTCACCCACTACCTGCCCAAAGCTCTGAGGACCCTGGCAGATGAGGCACCCGCCTGTGTGGACGTCCTGATGAATTTCCTGGTAGCAACAGTAACCAAACTGCCCCCTATCAAGGTGCCCTATGGGAAGCAGCACCAGCAGGCCAGCCCTCCACCG GCGCCAGGGGAGCCGGAGCCGCAGCCCCCAGCCTGGAACTGCATCAACCGGATGGCGGAAGGCTTTGGCCATATGCCCCTGGTGTCCTCGCACCTCCGCTTGGACCCGGTGCTCTTCAAGGACCCGGTGTCCGTGTTGCGCAAGAAATATCGCAGCCTGGAGAAGCCCTAG